One part of the Salmo salar chromosome ssa10, Ssal_v3.1, whole genome shotgun sequence genome encodes these proteins:
- the cssa10h11orf96 gene encoding uncharacterized protein C11orf96 homolog, with translation MAAVRQMPMETQGFHHMLPAHLLSSTMEEFPQQLPVPKGPARGKSRPRRAREARFKTQPVTFAEITEVEEEGASPLEEERARRSFLQSLENLRRSTQALYCPTTGRRTPTATPTQQSLDSSDSDSAH, from the coding sequence ATGGCTGCTGTCCGTCAGATGCCCATGGAGACCCAGGGCTTCCACCACATGCTACCTGCCCATCTTCTCTCCTCGACCATGGAGGAGTTCCCCCAGCAGCTCCCCGTCCCCAAGGGGCCCGCCCGTGGCAAGAGCCGCCCCCGCCGGGCCCGCGAGGCCCGCTTCAAGACCCAGCCCGTCACCTTCGCCGAGATCaccgaggtggaggaggagggcgcCTCGCCCCTGGAAGAGGAGAGGGCGCGCCGGTCTTTCCTGCAGTCCCTGGAGAACCTTCGCCGGAGCACGCAGGCGCTCTACTGTCCGACGACTGGTCGACGCACGCCCACGGCCACGCCCACACAGCAAAGCCTGGACTCTAGTGACTCTGACTCTGCCCATTGA